The Lebetimonas natsushimae genomic sequence ACAAGTAGTTTTGCTTCTTAAAGGTGCAAATAAAATAATAGCCCATAATAAAAAATTTTATATTGACCCATACGGCAGTGTGGCACTTGCAAAAGGCGGAAGCGGGGATGTGCTTGCCGGTATGATAGGTTCTTTGCTGGCGCAGGGAGAAGATTTATTATCTGCTACAATTAATGCAAGTCTGGCCCATTCAATTGCTGGAAATTATGAACCGAATTATGCCTTAACCCCTACTAAACTTATAAAAAGAGTTGAAAAGATTAGGATTTAGAATAGAGTTTTTTGAACTCCTCACAGTTTTTAAGCAGTTCTTCTTTTTTGCCTTTGCAGACGATTTCCCCGTTTTTGAATACTAAAATTTCATCAGTATTTTCTATAGTGTTGAGCCTGTGTGCCACGATAAAAACAAGTTTATTTTTAAGATTTAAAATAGAATCCATTATAACTTTTTCGCTTTTATTATCAAGTGCGCTTGTGGCTTCATCCAAAATTAAAACGTCAGGTTCTTTATATAATGCCCTGGCAATTGCAATTCTCTGTCTCTGACCTCCGCTTAGGTTGCTTCCCCCTTCATTTAAAACGCTGTAAATTCCATTTTCCAAATTTTTTACAAAATTCCATAAATTGGCTTTTTTAAGTGCTTCAATTATTTTTTCCTCGTTAATTTCCCTTCCGTAAGCAATATTTGCTGCAATTGTATCGTTGAATATATGTACATTTTGTGGAATATAAGCAATTTTATCCCTCAAAGAAAAAATATCATAATTTTTAATATTTTTATCATTTATTAATATTTCTCCCTCACTTGCATCATAAAATCTTTCAATCATTGAAACAAATGAACTTTTTCCGCCTCCGCTGTCTCCTACAAGTCCTATGATTTTAGGTTTAACGGCGGTATAATTTATATTTTTTAGCGCTTTTTTGTCTCCATATTTTAAAGACACATTTTTAAATTCTATTTTTTCAATTGAATTTAATTTTTCATTTCCAGAATTAATTTCCGGTTTTAGATTAAAAATTTCTTTTAATCTTTCATTTGCGGCTATGGCATCCTGAAATCTTGAATAGGTATTGGCTATCCTTCTTATAGGGTCAGTCATCATAAACAAAGCCGTCATAAAGGAAAAAAATGCCCCTACACTCATTTCCCCATCAATTACCTCTTTACCTCCTACAATTATTACAACCGCTGCGATTGAAGCTGTGAGAGTTTCAAGAACAGGAATCAAAATGGCCTGTGTTCTTATGGTTTTTAGGTTAATTTTTAGATATTTAAGATTCAGTTCTTCAAATTTTTTAATTTCGTATTTTTTTGCATTAAAAGCTTTGATTGTTTCAATGTTTTTGAATATTTCACTTAAATGTTTATTGAGTTTGGCAGTCTGTTTTTGGGCCTCTTTTGATAATTTTTTAAGTTTTTTTGAAATTATACTTACCGG encodes the following:
- a CDS encoding ABC transporter ATP-binding protein is translated as MLKFLKEYMPFYKNYKKEIFFAIIGMFLVSISTAATAYLVKPVLDKIFIEKNIHLLYLLPLAIILAYFFKGIGSILQQYYVSYIGEDIVRQIRDKFLKHILSFDLNYFKTTHSGELVSRIINDINRIQGAVSHSLANLLRDVLMAVFLLGVVVYQNPKLAFFALVILPFIIYPVSIISKKLKKLSKEAQKQTAKLNKHLSEIFKNIETIKAFNAKKYEIKKFEELNLKYLKINLKTIRTQAILIPVLETLTASIAAVVIIVGGKEVIDGEMSVGAFFSFMTALFMMTDPIRRIANTYSRFQDAIAANERLKEIFNLKPEINSGNEKLNSIEKIEFKNVSLKYGDKKALKNINYTAVKPKIIGLVGDSGGGKSSFVSMIERFYDASEGEILINDKNIKNYDIFSLRDKIAYIPQNVHIFNDTIAANIAYGREINEEKIIEALKKANLWNFVKNLENGIYSVLNEGGSNLSGGQRQRIAIARALYKEPDVLILDEATSALDNKSEKVIMDSILNLKNKLVFIVAHRLNTIENTDEILVFKNGEIVCKGKKEELLKNCEEFKKLYSKS